One Streptomyces lincolnensis genomic region harbors:
- a CDS encoding urease accessory protein UreD — protein MDGVTAAVAGVRATARILARDDGRGGTSLPVLEGDGPLALRRTRGSGDEARVMLVGAMSGPLGGDHFTVEAGVEAGARLRVGSAAATIALPGQAKGEARYDVRLTVVDGGELHWLPEQLISAQGSELYVTTRVDLGATARLVLREEQVLGRVGEDPGRLTGRLVLRVGGRLVLDQELACGPGAPGGWDGPAVLAGHRAVGQLVVVRPEFAAEPVTARVLGEGAAVVPLAGPAALVTAVATDGLRLRRVLDEALASLS, from the coding sequence GTGGACGGCGTGACGGCGGCCGTGGCGGGAGTACGGGCCACCGCGCGGATCCTCGCGCGGGACGACGGCAGGGGCGGCACCTCGCTGCCCGTCCTGGAGGGCGACGGGCCGCTGGCGCTGCGGCGGACCCGGGGCAGCGGCGACGAGGCGCGGGTCATGCTGGTCGGAGCGATGAGCGGGCCGCTCGGCGGCGACCACTTCACCGTGGAGGCCGGCGTCGAGGCGGGGGCCCGACTCCGCGTCGGATCGGCCGCCGCCACCATCGCGCTGCCGGGACAGGCCAAGGGCGAGGCCCGCTACGACGTGCGCCTCACCGTCGTCGACGGCGGCGAACTGCACTGGCTGCCCGAGCAGTTGATCTCCGCGCAGGGCAGCGAGCTGTACGTCACGACACGCGTCGACCTCGGCGCGACGGCCCGGCTCGTCCTGCGCGAGGAACAGGTGCTCGGGCGCGTGGGCGAGGACCCCGGGCGGCTCACCGGCCGGCTTGTCCTGCGGGTCGGCGGCCGGCTCGTCCTCGACCAGGAACTGGCCTGCGGTCCCGGGGCGCCGGGCGGCTGGGACGGCCCGGCGGTCCTCGCCGGCCACCGTGCCGTGGGCCAGCTCGTCGTCGTACGACCGGAGTTCGCGGCCGAGCCGGTCACGGCCCGGGTGCTGGGAGAGGGCGCCGCGGTCGTACCGCTGGCCGGACCCGCGGCCCTCGTCACCGCCGTGGCGACGGACGGGCTACGGCTGCGCCGGGTGCTGGACGAGGCGCTCGCCTCCCTCTCCTAG
- the ureG gene encoding urease accessory protein UreG encodes MHLDHTHDGPAAVSADARRPDGSRRALRIGLGGPVGSGKTATVAALCRALREELSLAVVTNDIYTREDAEFLLREAVLPPERITAVETGACPHTAIRDDISANLEAVEDLEDEVGPLDLILVESGGDNLTATFSKGLVDAQIFVIDVAGGDDIPRKGGPGVTTADLLVVNKTDLAPYVGSDLGRMAADAKAQRAELPVVFQSLRSEPGVSEVAAWVRTRLAAWTA; translated from the coding sequence ATGCATCTCGACCACACCCACGACGGACCCGCTGCCGTCAGCGCCGATGCCCGCCGTCCCGACGGCTCCCGCCGCGCCCTGCGGATCGGGCTCGGGGGGCCCGTCGGGTCCGGGAAGACCGCGACCGTCGCCGCGCTGTGCCGGGCGCTGCGGGAGGAGCTGTCGCTGGCGGTCGTCACCAACGACATCTACACGCGGGAGGACGCGGAGTTCCTGCTGAGGGAGGCCGTGCTGCCGCCCGAGCGGATCACGGCCGTCGAGACGGGGGCCTGTCCGCACACGGCGATCCGGGACGACATCTCGGCCAACCTCGAAGCGGTGGAGGACCTGGAGGACGAGGTCGGGCCGCTGGACCTGATCCTCGTCGAGTCCGGCGGGGACAATCTGACCGCGACCTTCTCGAAGGGGCTCGTGGACGCGCAGATCTTCGTGATCGACGTGGCCGGAGGGGACGACATCCCGCGCAAGGGCGGCCCCGGTGTGACCACCGCCGACCTCCTCGTCGTCAACAAGACCGACCTCGCCCCGTACGTCGGCTCGGACCTCGGGCGGATGGCGGCCGACGCCAAGGCGCAGCGGGCCGAACTGCCGGTCGTTTTCCAGTCGCTCCGGAGCGAGCCCGGGGTGAGCGAGGTGGCCGCGTGGGTGCGGACACGGCTCGCCGCGTGGACGGCGTGA
- a CDS encoding urease accessory protein UreF, with protein MSRAALLVLADGRFPAGGHAHSGGAEAAVKAGRITGAASLEDFCRGRLHTAGRVSAALAAAAVLGVDPVELDAAADARTPSPALRTAARKLGRQLTRAARATWPSGELDALAREFPKGAHQPVVLGLTARAAGLGPMDAAYCAAYESVSGPASATVRLLSLDPFEATGVLARLAPELDRVADRAAEDARRAVDEGVDALPAASAPLLEIGAEAHAAWSVRLFAS; from the coding sequence ATGTCCAGGGCCGCACTTCTTGTCCTGGCCGACGGACGCTTCCCCGCCGGAGGGCACGCGCACTCCGGCGGGGCCGAGGCCGCCGTCAAGGCCGGGCGGATCACGGGCGCCGCGAGCCTGGAGGACTTCTGCCGGGGGCGGTTGCACACGGCGGGGCGGGTCTCCGCCGCGCTGGCCGCGGCGGCCGTGCTCGGCGTGGATCCCGTGGAGCTGGACGCGGCCGCCGACGCGCGGACGCCGTCGCCGGCGCTGCGGACCGCCGCGCGCAAGCTCGGCCGGCAGCTGACGCGGGCCGCGCGGGCCACCTGGCCGTCGGGTGAACTGGACGCCCTGGCACGGGAGTTCCCCAAGGGGGCGCATCAGCCGGTGGTGCTGGGGCTCACGGCGCGGGCGGCCGGACTCGGGCCGATGGACGCGGCCTACTGCGCGGCGTACGAGAGTGTGAGCGGGCCGGCCTCGGCGACGGTGCGGCTGCTGTCCCTCGACCCGTTCGAGGCGACCGGGGTCCTGGCCCGGCTGGCGCCGGAGCTCGATCGCGTCGCGGACCGGGCGGCGGAGGACGCGCGGCGGGCCGTCGACGAAGGGGTCGACGCGCTGCCCGCGGCGTCCGCGCCCCTGCTGGAGATCGGCGCGGAGGCGCACGCCGCCTGGAGCGTGCGGTTGTTCGCGTCCTAG
- a CDS encoding urease subunit alpha, producing MPEISRAAYADLFGPTTGDRIRLADTDLLVEIEEDRSGGPGLAGEEAVFGGGKVIRESMGQSRATRAEGTPDTVVTGAVIIDHWGIVKADVGIRDGRITGIGKAGNPDTMNGVHPDLVIGPETEVIAGNGRILTAGAVDAHVHFICPQIADEALSSGVTTLVGGGTGPAEGSKATTVTPGPWHLARMLEAMEQYPLNIGFLGKGNTVSHEAMLSQIRGGALGLKLHEDWGSTPAVIDAALTVADRTGIQVAIHTDTLNEAGFVGDTLAAIAGRGIHAYHTEGAGGGHAPDIMTVVSEPHVLPSSTNPTRPYTVNTAEEHLDMLMVCHHLNPAVPEDLAFAESRIRPSTIGAEDILHDLGAISIISSDAQAMGRVGEVILRTWQTAHVMKRRRGALPGDGRADNRRVRRYVAKYTINPAVAQGLAHEIGSVESGKLADLVLWEPAFFGVKPHLVIKGGQIAYAQMGDANASIPTPQPILPRPMYGAIGRAPAANSFNFVAPLALEDGLAERLQLGKKFVAIESTRSVTKADMRENDARPRVEVDPDSFAVHIDGELVEATPAAELPMAQRYFLF from the coding sequence ATGCCTGAGATCTCGCGTGCCGCGTACGCCGACCTGTTCGGCCCCACGACCGGCGACCGCATCCGGCTGGCCGACACCGATCTGCTCGTCGAGATCGAGGAGGATCGTTCCGGCGGACCCGGGCTCGCCGGCGAGGAGGCCGTCTTCGGCGGCGGCAAGGTCATCCGCGAGTCCATGGGCCAGTCGCGGGCCACCCGCGCGGAAGGCACCCCGGACACGGTCGTCACCGGAGCGGTGATCATCGACCACTGGGGGATCGTCAAGGCCGACGTCGGTATCCGCGACGGCCGGATCACCGGCATCGGCAAGGCGGGCAACCCCGACACGATGAACGGGGTGCACCCCGACCTCGTCATCGGCCCCGAGACCGAGGTCATCGCGGGCAACGGACGGATCCTCACCGCCGGAGCCGTCGACGCGCACGTCCACTTCATCTGCCCGCAGATCGCCGACGAAGCGCTGTCCTCCGGGGTGACGACCCTGGTCGGCGGCGGCACCGGCCCCGCCGAGGGCTCCAAGGCGACGACGGTGACGCCCGGTCCGTGGCATCTGGCCCGGATGCTGGAGGCGATGGAGCAGTACCCGCTCAACATCGGTTTCCTCGGCAAGGGCAACACCGTCTCGCACGAGGCGATGCTGTCGCAGATCCGCGGCGGCGCGCTCGGTCTGAAGCTGCACGAGGACTGGGGCTCGACCCCGGCCGTCATCGACGCCGCGCTGACCGTCGCCGACCGCACCGGCATCCAGGTCGCCATCCACACGGACACGCTGAACGAGGCGGGGTTCGTCGGCGACACGCTGGCGGCGATCGCCGGACGCGGCATCCACGCGTACCACACCGAGGGCGCGGGCGGCGGGCACGCGCCGGACATCATGACCGTGGTCTCCGAACCGCACGTGCTGCCGAGTTCCACCAACCCGACGCGGCCCTACACCGTCAACACCGCCGAGGAACACCTCGACATGCTGATGGTGTGCCACCACCTGAATCCGGCGGTGCCGGAGGACCTCGCCTTCGCCGAGTCCCGCATCCGGCCCTCGACGATCGGCGCGGAGGACATCCTCCACGACCTGGGCGCGATCTCGATCATCTCCTCCGACGCGCAGGCCATGGGACGCGTGGGCGAGGTGATCCTGCGGACCTGGCAGACCGCCCATGTGATGAAGCGGCGGCGCGGGGCGCTGCCCGGCGACGGCCGTGCGGACAACCGCCGGGTGCGCCGCTACGTCGCCAAGTACACGATCAACCCGGCCGTCGCCCAGGGCCTCGCCCACGAGATCGGCTCCGTCGAGTCCGGCAAGCTCGCCGACCTGGTGCTGTGGGAGCCGGCGTTCTTCGGTGTCAAGCCGCACCTGGTGATCAAGGGCGGACAGATCGCCTACGCGCAGATGGGCGACGCCAACGCCTCCATCCCGACGCCGCAGCCGATCCTGCCGCGCCCGATGTACGGGGCGATCGGGCGGGCACCCGCCGCCAACTCGTTCAACTTCGTGGCACCGCTCGCCCTGGAGGACGGGCTGGCGGAGCGGCTCCAGCTCGGGAAGAAGTTCGTGGCGATCGAGTCGACCCGCTCGGTCACCAAGGCCGACATGCGCGAGAACGACGCGCGGCCCCGGGTCGAGGTCGACCCCGACAGCTTCGCCGTGCACATCGACGGGGAGCTCGTCGAGGCGACACCGGCCGCCGAACTGCCCATGGCCCAGCGGTACTTCCTCTTCTGA
- a CDS encoding urease subunit beta has protein sequence MIPGEFLFASGPIVYNEGLDVTALTVLNAADRPVQVGSHYHFAEANPGLDFDRAAARGKRLNIAAGTAVRFEPGIPVDVELVPLAGARVVPGLRGETGGALDA, from the coding sequence ATGATCCCCGGAGAGTTCCTCTTCGCCTCGGGCCCGATCGTGTACAACGAGGGCCTCGACGTCACCGCGCTGACCGTGCTCAACGCCGCCGACCGGCCCGTGCAGGTCGGCTCCCACTACCACTTCGCCGAGGCCAACCCCGGTCTGGACTTCGACCGTGCCGCCGCGCGCGGCAAGCGGCTCAACATCGCCGCCGGCACCGCCGTGCGCTTCGAGCCCGGGATCCCCGTCGACGTCGAACTCGTTCCGCTCGCCGGTGCCCGCGTGGTGCCCGGCCTGCGCGGGGAGACCGGAGGTGCCCTCGATGCCTGA
- a CDS encoding urease subunit gamma, whose product MQLTPHEQERLLIHVAADVAEKRRARGLRLNHPEAVALITSHILEGARDGRTVAELMASGRKLLTRDDVMEGIPEMIHDVQVEATFPDGTKLVTVHDPIV is encoded by the coding sequence GTGCAACTGACCCCGCACGAGCAAGAGAGGCTGCTGATCCACGTGGCGGCCGACGTGGCCGAGAAGCGCCGGGCCCGCGGGCTCAGGCTGAACCACCCCGAGGCCGTCGCCCTCATCACGTCGCACATCCTCGAAGGCGCCCGTGACGGCCGTACCGTCGCGGAGCTGATGGCCTCCGGGCGCAAGCTCCTCACCAGGGACGACGTCATGGAGGGCATCCCCGAGATGATCCACGACGTCCAGGTCGAGGCGACCTTCCCCGACGGCACCAAGCTCGTCACCGTCCACGACCCGATCGTCTGA
- a CDS encoding TetR/AcrR family transcriptional regulator gives MARVSQAHLDARRRQILDAAALCFARNGFHATSMQDVLKEADLSAGAVYRYFSGKEELIAAIVGEVLGEVRGAFEEASRQSPPPPPDSLVAAVLGRVLALRANLVLDGVPAFPRLVVQVWSEIPRNDELAAVLREGYGGVRAAWARIVEAYQETGAMRPDIEPDHVARTMIASVLGFIAQQSLFGPAPVDVLRDGLRALMSMSSGQVDTAAEDGAVNLVETPSN, from the coding sequence ATGGCTCGTGTATCCCAGGCACATCTCGACGCCCGTCGTCGGCAGATCCTCGACGCCGCCGCGCTCTGCTTCGCCCGCAACGGCTTCCACGCCACGTCGATGCAGGACGTCCTGAAGGAGGCCGACCTCTCGGCCGGGGCGGTGTACCGCTACTTCAGCGGCAAGGAGGAACTGATCGCCGCGATCGTCGGCGAGGTGCTCGGCGAGGTGCGCGGCGCCTTCGAGGAGGCGTCCCGGCAGTCCCCGCCCCCGCCCCCCGACAGCCTCGTGGCCGCCGTCCTGGGCCGGGTGCTCGCCCTGCGGGCGAACCTCGTCCTCGACGGCGTCCCCGCCTTCCCCCGTCTGGTCGTCCAGGTGTGGTCGGAGATCCCGCGCAACGACGAACTGGCGGCCGTACTGCGAGAGGGATACGGCGGCGTCCGCGCGGCCTGGGCCCGGATCGTCGAGGCCTATCAGGAGACCGGGGCGATGCGCCCCGACATCGAACCGGACCACGTGGCCCGCACGATGATCGCCTCCGTCCTGGGCTTCATCGCCCAGCAGTCTCTTTTCGGCCCCGCGCCGGTCGACGTCCTGCGGGACGGGCTGCGGGCGCTGATGAGCATGTCCTCCGGGCAGGTGGACACGGCGGCGGAGGACGGCGCGGTTAACTTGGTTGAAACGCCGTCCAACTAG
- a CDS encoding type II toxin-antitoxin system Phd/YefM family antitoxin, whose translation MAYEIPVTQARAELADLINRVVYGGERVVVTRHGKPLVALVSAADLERLEELAEPAEEQVVSAVSAVREAASAPREQQRFGIAAHHRGPGAS comes from the coding sequence ATGGCCTACGAGATTCCGGTGACGCAAGCCAGGGCTGAACTCGCCGACCTGATCAACCGAGTGGTGTACGGCGGTGAGCGCGTCGTCGTGACGCGGCATGGAAAGCCCCTGGTAGCGCTGGTCTCCGCAGCCGATCTGGAGCGGCTGGAGGAGCTCGCCGAACCCGCGGAGGAGCAGGTGGTCAGCGCGGTCTCCGCCGTCCGTGAGGCCGCGTCCGCTCCTCGCGAACAGCAGCGCTTCGGCATCGCGGCCCACCATCGGGGACCCGGAGCCTCGTAG
- a CDS encoding PQQ-binding-like beta-propeller repeat protein — MGRRDGHAVSRRQALRLAGTGLGLAVLGAGAWGCTPEEETGASGGGTTPGGKGGDTDKGGDTFTTPPPGTAPQPLWQQKTANDDLAGIHALAVIGDTVVVSGDPLVGRDAVSGKEKWSRPGVTIPGAKLITGGGTLYLASAEYDGDVVGLDPATGKETWRSRLGKEYEQPRPIAADDRHVYVLAGILEEDLSSPTNVIAAIDTTSGKIAWREQRDKGTEEFGITAAVVGGRLAYTDYRKNVTVRDAATGRQLWTKKIGRSNYYRFAVHEDLVIVPDGERLRAFALAAGTERWSLANEEFTWFNDPQVLDGVLYASDSAYGMWAVDPGTGKRIWHNKDLVGSAAEAWQFAKVGGTLYGATEHDKKGGVHAFDAATGKLRWTYNDNTGDSEKWYVVAAGKRLAVMHAERLYALPAV; from the coding sequence ATGGGCAGACGTGACGGGCACGCGGTGTCACGCAGGCAGGCGCTCAGGCTGGCCGGGACGGGCCTGGGCCTGGCCGTGCTGGGGGCAGGCGCATGGGGGTGCACCCCCGAGGAGGAAACGGGCGCGTCGGGCGGCGGCACAACTCCCGGCGGCAAGGGTGGTGACACCGACAAGGGCGGTGACACCTTCACCACCCCGCCCCCGGGCACCGCGCCCCAGCCGCTGTGGCAGCAGAAGACAGCCAACGACGACCTGGCCGGGATCCACGCGCTCGCGGTCATCGGGGACACGGTCGTGGTGTCGGGTGACCCGCTGGTGGGGCGTGACGCCGTCAGCGGGAAGGAGAAGTGGTCACGGCCTGGCGTCACCATTCCCGGCGCCAAGCTGATCACCGGCGGCGGGACGCTCTATCTCGCCAGCGCCGAGTACGACGGCGACGTCGTGGGCCTGGATCCGGCCACGGGCAAGGAGACCTGGCGCAGCCGCCTGGGCAAGGAGTACGAGCAGCCGCGCCCCATCGCGGCCGACGACCGCCACGTCTACGTCCTCGCCGGGATCCTGGAGGAGGACCTCTCGTCGCCGACCAACGTGATCGCCGCGATCGACACCACCTCCGGCAAGATCGCCTGGCGTGAGCAGCGTGACAAGGGGACCGAGGAGTTCGGCATCACCGCCGCGGTCGTCGGCGGGCGTCTCGCGTACACCGACTACCGGAAGAACGTGACCGTCCGCGACGCGGCGACGGGCCGGCAGCTCTGGACGAAGAAGATCGGCAGGTCCAACTACTACCGATTCGCCGTGCACGAGGACCTGGTGATCGTGCCGGACGGGGAGCGGCTGCGGGCGTTCGCGCTGGCCGCGGGCACGGAACGCTGGTCGCTGGCGAATGAAGAGTTCACCTGGTTCAACGATCCGCAGGTCCTGGACGGGGTGCTCTACGCCTCCGACAGCGCGTACGGCATGTGGGCGGTGGACCCCGGTACGGGCAAGCGGATCTGGCACAACAAGGACCTGGTGGGCTCGGCTGCGGAGGCGTGGCAGTTCGCCAAGGTGGGCGGCACGTTGTACGGCGCGACCGAGCACGACAAGAAGGGCGGCGTGCACGCCTTCGACGCGGCGACCGGGAAGCTGCGCTGGACGTACAACGACAACACCGGTGACAGCGAGAAGTGGTACGTGGTCGCGGCGGGCAAGCGGCTGGCCGTGATGCACGCCGAGCGGCTGTACGCGCTGCCGGCCGTCTGA
- a CDS encoding ROK family protein codes for MTTNPTSRDYSKASVLDAVLSHAPLTRNKLTELTGLSRATVFRAVEELWADGFLVDCGIDEVTGRGRRSTYLDLSGTAGHVAGVSFGAQTTGVLVTDLRGREIQQVSVPTADHQEIADAARWLVDLIAQAAESAQGPLRQIVVAVPGRVRGGTEIFGPAESMKIFAGSDLYRAIEGLVDAPVLLDSDANAALIGILTDDATIANAALFSLSTILNFAHCTDHELARGSTPTFGDIGALSSGVGNEILDELLSTRGLLQFARKRGLDLERVEDLWLQPRTDAPHAEVLQAFTTAIVTAVSVVAVTLDPESVYFVGRLRPLVDVVLPQVRGRLDQILPAVPEIRTGPHLIGLSTAQGAVYACLTIAQKRLRDAVLGARHQSRLTERSTPAF; via the coding sequence GTGACCACCAACCCGACCTCCCGCGACTACAGCAAGGCGTCAGTCCTGGACGCGGTCCTCTCCCACGCGCCCTTGACACGTAACAAGCTCACCGAGCTGACAGGCCTGAGCAGGGCGACGGTCTTCAGAGCGGTGGAGGAGCTCTGGGCCGACGGCTTCCTCGTCGACTGCGGGATCGACGAGGTCACCGGCCGCGGCCGACGGTCCACCTATCTGGACCTGTCCGGCACAGCCGGCCACGTCGCCGGTGTCAGCTTCGGCGCACAGACCACCGGTGTGTTGGTGACCGACCTCAGGGGTCGCGAGATCCAGCAGGTGTCGGTTCCCACCGCCGATCACCAGGAGATCGCGGACGCCGCACGATGGCTGGTCGACCTGATCGCGCAGGCCGCGGAGTCCGCGCAGGGCCCCCTGCGGCAGATCGTCGTCGCAGTGCCCGGGCGGGTCCGGGGCGGCACGGAGATCTTCGGCCCCGCGGAGTCGATGAAAATCTTCGCGGGCTCCGATCTCTACCGAGCCATCGAAGGCCTGGTGGACGCCCCGGTGCTCCTCGACAGCGACGCGAACGCGGCCCTGATCGGGATCCTCACCGACGACGCCACCATCGCCAACGCCGCGCTCTTCAGCCTCAGCACCATACTGAATTTCGCCCACTGCACAGATCACGAGCTCGCCCGTGGGAGCACACCCACCTTCGGCGACATCGGGGCACTCTCCTCCGGAGTCGGCAACGAGATCCTCGACGAACTGCTGAGCACGAGGGGTCTCCTTCAGTTCGCCCGCAAACGGGGGCTCGACCTGGAGCGCGTTGAGGACCTCTGGTTGCAACCGCGCACCGACGCGCCGCACGCCGAGGTGCTTCAGGCGTTCACCACGGCGATAGTGACCGCTGTCAGTGTCGTCGCCGTGACGCTGGACCCGGAGTCGGTCTACTTCGTGGGCCGGTTGCGTCCACTCGTCGACGTCGTGCTTCCCCAGGTGCGCGGCCGGCTCGACCAGATCCTTCCGGCGGTGCCGGAGATCAGGACGGGTCCGCATCTGATCGGTCTGTCGACGGCCCAGGGAGCGGTCTACGCGTGCCTGACGATCGCTCAGAAACGGCTGAGAGATGCCGTGCTCGGAGCGCGGCATCAGAGCCGGCTCACGGAGCGATCCACACCGGCCTTCTGA
- a CDS encoding haloacid dehalogenase type II, whose protein sequence is MNRIPSLQFRPKYVSFDCYGTLIEWPMNPITYELVGDQIPAEQWDQFVREFRGYRYDQVRGEYYPYEQVLQDSFERVCRKWGVKAAPDAGKRFADGIRSWGPHPDVVEPLKKMGEHYKLVILSNADDSFLAESVPRLGADFHAVFTAEQAGYYKPRYAAFEYMLDQLDASPEDFVHVASHTRYDHQSMHDMGFRNLVLLDRGCDPVTHGYDYVTVKSLDDLNTMLGI, encoded by the coding sequence ATGAACAGGATTCCCTCGTTGCAGTTCCGCCCGAAGTACGTCTCGTTCGACTGCTACGGCACGTTGATCGAGTGGCCGATGAACCCGATCACGTACGAGCTGGTCGGCGACCAGATTCCCGCCGAGCAGTGGGACCAGTTCGTCCGGGAGTTCCGCGGCTACCGCTACGACCAGGTCCGTGGCGAGTATTACCCGTACGAGCAGGTGTTGCAGGACTCCTTCGAGCGGGTCTGCCGCAAGTGGGGTGTGAAGGCGGCGCCGGACGCGGGCAAGCGGTTCGCCGACGGCATCCGGAGCTGGGGGCCCCACCCGGACGTGGTGGAGCCGCTGAAGAAGATGGGCGAGCACTACAAGCTGGTGATTCTCTCCAACGCGGACGACTCCTTCCTCGCCGAGAGCGTGCCCCGGCTCGGGGCGGACTTCCACGCGGTCTTCACCGCGGAGCAGGCCGGCTACTACAAGCCCCGCTATGCCGCGTTCGAGTACATGCTCGACCAGCTCGACGCGTCCCCCGAGGACTTCGTGCACGTCGCCTCGCACACCCGCTACGACCACCAGTCGATGCACGACATGGGCTTCCGCAATCTGGTCCTGCTGGACCGTGGCTGCGATCCGGTGACCCACGGCTACGACTACGTGACGGTGAAGTCCCTGGACGACCTCAACACCATGCTTGGCATCTGA